Within Halarchaeum grantii, the genomic segment CGAGCGCGCACCCTGCGGGCCGACTCGCGAACCCGCTCTTCCGGGCGTTCGTCCGCGCTGGCGCGCCCGGAACGCCCGCGGGCGCGGCGCGGACGCTCGACGCCACGGTGGAGCGAGCGCACGCCGCCGCGCGCGAACGCGCGACGCGATGCGACGAACGACGACTGTTCGGGGGGTTCTGCTCGGTGTTCGTCGCCGAGGTGTGAGGGTGACTTATTCCGACGGCGCCCGTAGGGTGGGTATGCCCGAAGAAGTCGTCTTCGAGTCCGAGAGCGAGCGGAGCCGCACGGACGTCGCCGCGCTCCTGCGACGGGTCGCCGACAGCCTCGACGCGGGCGACGACGTCACGCTCAGCGCCGGCGAGGAATCGGTGACGCTCGCGGTCCCGGAGCGCGTGACGTTCGAGACGAAAGTCGAGGAGGAAACGGGTGCCGGCCCGGTCGAGACGAGCGTCGAGTTCGAACTCGAGTGGACGGACGGGGAGGGCGGTGACGGCGAGTTGCGCGTCGAGTAGCGTCGCGCGACCGGCGATGCGTCGCGGCGGTCCCACCCACCCGGTGACGGCCGGACGCGAGCGTCGAAATCACCGCATGGAGACAGCTGTCACTTCCGTTCGAGATACCGTGATGAAATGGAGTAGTTCCACCAGGATTCGAACCTGGGTCGTTGCCCCCAGAAGGCAACAGGATTGGCCGCTACCCCATGGAACTACGCGCGGCGTCGCTTCGCACACGAGCATACTCCGTGGCCGAATATGAGTCTTGCGGACTCCACCGAGGTGCCGGACGGCGGTGGCGTCGGCGGGTTTCGAGGCGCCAGAGTGACACCCCAAACGTGCATAGACCGCCATCTATATACCGTCGATAGGCGCACGGACGTGTGTATGTACGTCGGTCGTTTCGTCGTGGTGGGTCCCGGTCTCGGGGCGTACCGCGTCTCCTCTCGGTCGTTCCCGAATCGCCAGGTCACCGCGCGCGAGGACGCCCTCACGGTCGGGCCGACGCCGGACGCGCCGGAGACGGACAACCCCTACATCGCCTACAACTGCGTGCGCGAGGCGGGCGACGGCCTCGCGGTCGTGGGGAACGGCTCGCACGTCGACCCGATCGCGGAGAAACTCGACCTCGGCTATCCGCCGCGCGACGCGCTCGCGACGGCGCTGTTCGCGCTCGACTACGAGAAGGACGACTACGACACGCCGCGTATCGCGGGCGTCGTCGGGGCCGAGGAAGCGTACGTCGGGACGGTGCGCGCGGACGCCCTGAAGGTCGAGCGCGTCGAGGAGGCGACGCTCGTCGCGACCTACGAGAAGGACGACCCCGAGGCCTACGCGCTGGCGGCGACGACCGCCGAGGCGGCGGCGCGCGAGGTGTACGACGCGGACTTCGAGCACGCGGTCTGTGCGGCGGCGGCCGAGGTGGCGGCTGACGGCGTCGAGACCGCGCTCTACAACGGCGAGTAAGCGAGTCCCGCGAGCGTTTTTTTGCGTCGCGCGCCCGTACTCGTGGGCATGCGCGTCGGTCTCATCTCGGACGTTCACTCGAATCGCGTGGCGCTGCGAGCGGTACTGGACGACATGCCGGACGTGGACGTCCTGCTGTGCGCGGGCGACGTCGTCGGCTACAACCCGTGGCCGGCGGCGTGCGTCGAACGCCTGCGCGAGCGCGGCGTCCCGACGGTGATGGGGAACCACGACCGGATGCTCGCGTCCGGGCGGAACTTCGGGGGGAACGGGATGGCGAGAGCCGGGGTCGAGCACGCCCGCGAGCGCCTCGACGCCGAGGAGCGCGCGTGGATCGAGGGGTTGCCGCGCGAGCACGTCGCCTGCGACGGCCGCGTGAGGGTCGTCCACGACCACCCCGAGTACGTCGACCACTACACGTACCCGGACGAGTTCTCCGCCGACCTCCTCGGCGACGAGGACGTGCTCGTCCTCGGGCACACGCACGTCCAAGGCTATCGGGCGTTCGAGGACGGCCTCGTGGTGAACCCCGGGAGCGTCGGCCAGCCCCGCGACGACGACCCGCGCGCCGCGTACGCGGTGCTCGACCTCGAGGAGAAGACGATCGAGGAGCGCCGCGTCGAATACGACGTCGAGGCGGTCGTCGCGGCGGTCGAGGAGACCGGACTCCCCGAGTCGACGGGGACGCGACTGCGCGACGGCCGGTAGTCGGGGAACGCCTATCGGCCTCGAGTCGGGAGTGTCGCCGTGATGGATTCGGCGGGCTTCGGCGTCCTGTGTCTGGTCGCGCTCCTCGCGAGTTCGGCCCTCGGTCTCGCGCTCTTCGGCGTTCCGGGCGCGCTCGTCGGCGGACTCGTCGGGCTGGTGGTGTTCGTCCTGACGGCGCAAGCGAACGCCGGCGGGGCGGACCCGACGCTCCGACCGGACGAGCGAGACGAGGACGTGGAGGCGCGCGGGTTCGACCCAACGCGCCGACCCGCAGAGCGCGAACGCGACGAGGAGTAGCCTCAGCAGACCGGCTTGGGGTTGACGCCCATCGACTCGAGCTGTTCGGTGTACTCGTCGTAGGCGGCCTGGATGGCGTCGTCGGCGGCCGTCTTCGCGCGTTCCCAGTCCGCGTCGTCCTCACAGACGGTCTCGAGGAGGGCCGTCGCCGCATCGAGTTGGCCCTCGAGGTCGCCCTTGAGGTCGCGGAAGGTGGAGGCGGTCATGGGGTCGGCCTGCCCCGTGAAGAAGCCGGTGTACTGCTCCTTGGATTTCTCGGTGGCGAGGATGCGCCCCACCATCCCACCGGCGCGCGCGGCGGTGTCGTCGAGGTCGCGGAGGACGTCCTGCATCGCCGAGGGGTCCTCGCTCGGCTCGAAGCCGTCGTCGCCGAGTTCGTCGAGAACGGTCTCGTAGTGCTCGCGCTCTTGGTCGGCGGCGTCCGCGAACGCCTCGCCGGCGGGCGTGTCAGTGCCCTCGTCGGCGGCCCACGCGGCGAACGTCTCGGCGGCGGCGTACTCGGCGTTCGCGGCGGCGCGCAGCACCTCCTCGGGTTCGAGGTCGCCGCCGGTCGCGGCGTAGAGCGATTTCGAGGAGCCCAGTCGTGAGAGCGCGGTGTCGTTGTCGTCGCGGACGGCGTCGACGAATGCGTCGGGAGTCATGGTCGGGGATTGCACGCGGGAGGCCTAATACCCACCGTCACCGGTGCGGGTGGGTCGGGAGAGCGCCGTGGCTACGCGACGCGAAAAAACGGGAGAAGATGGAGCCTCGTTACTCGCGCCTCGCTTCGCTCAGCGCTCGCCTCTTCGCGAAACCTTCGGTTTCGAGTTATCGGACGGGCGACACGAGAGTCGCCCGTCCGGTTCGAGGTTCCTGCGGAACCTCGTTACTCGCCCGAGCCGGTCTCGATGGGGGCGTCGACGAGGTTGCCCCACTCGGTCCACGAGCCGTCGTAGTTGGTGACGTCGTCGTAGCCGAGGAGTTCGGAGAGCGCGAACCACGCGATCGAGGAGCGCTCACCGATGCGGCAGTAGGCGACGACCTCCTGGTCGTTCGTGACGCCTTCCTCCTCGTAGAGCTCCGCGAGCTGCTCCTTGGACTTGAAGCGGCCGTCCTCCTGGACCGTCGCGGCCCACGAGACGTTCTTCGCGCCGGGGACGTGGCCGCCGCGCTGGGCGGTCTCGTTGAGTCCCGGCGGCGCGAGGACCTCGCCGCTGTACTCCTCGGGCGAGCGAACGTCGACGAGTGGAATGCCGCGGTCGATGGCGGTCTCGACGTCGTCGCGGTAGGCGCGGATGGACTCGAAGGGGCCGCGCGGCGTGTAGTTCACGGAGTCGAAGTCGGGGACCTCGTCCGTGGTCGGGTAGCCCTCGTCGAGCCAGTAGTCGCGGCCGCCGTCGAGGAGGTAGACCTCGTCGTGGCCGAAGTACTTGAACTGCCAGTAGGTGTAGGCGGCGAACCAGTTGGAGTTGTCGCCGTAGAGGACGACCGTGGAGTCGTCGCTGATGCCGTGCTCGCCGAGCAGGGTCGCGAAGTCCTCCTTGGAGAGGATGTCGCGCTGCGTCTGGTCCTGGAGCTGCGTCTCCCAGTTGAAGCCGATGGCACCGGGCGCGTGCGAGTCTTCGTACGCTTCGGTGTCGACGTCGACCTCGACGAGTCGATACTCGGGGTCGTCGGATTCGAACTCGTCGAGGTGGGACTCGACCCAGTCCGCGCTGACGAGAACGTCGTTGGCGTAGTCGTCGTCTACCATGTGCGTGACTTGTGACGCCACGCATATAACCCTGCGCCACTTCGCAGGTTCCCCCGGTCCTTCCATTTCCCGGCGCGTCTTGCCCCTACTCGCTCCGCGAAGGCGGCGACGTCGTATGGCACGTCTTCGCTACCAGAAAGTGTTGCCTCTGCCTGTGATGCCAGCGGTATGACACGGTACGGCACGGGAGGCGTCCGGAGCGTCGCGACGCGACCCGAAGCGGTATCCACGCGGGCGCTATAGGAGGATGCGATGGACGAGGACGTCATCGTCTCCGCCGAGTGGCTCGACGAGCACAGAGAGGACCCGGACGTCGTCGTCGTGGACGTCCGCGACGCGTGGGAGTACGACGGCATCGGACACGTCCCCGGCGCGGTGAACGTCCCCTTCGACTCCTTCCGCGGCGGCGGCGAGGAGGGGATGCTCCCGCCGGAGGACGAGTGGGCGGCCCTCCTCGGCAAGTACGGGGTCGACGGGGGGACGACGCTCGTCGCCTACGACGACACGCACGGCGTGTTCGCGGCGCGCTTCCTCGTCACCGCGCTCCTCTACGGGCACGACCGCCTCCGCCTCCTCGACGGCGACTACTCGGCGTGGATGCAGGGCCACGAGACGAGCACCGAGTCCCCCGACGTCGAGGCGACGGAGTACACCGTCGAGCGGCCCGCCGACTCGCCGCTCGTCACGCTGGGCGACGTCGAGGCGGCGCTCGACGATCCGGAGGCCGTCGTCGTCGACACGCGCGAACCCGAGGAGTACGCCGAAGGCCACATCCCGGGCGCGGTGAACCTCGACTGGAAGGAGGTCGTCGACGAGGAGACGCGCGGCCTCAAGGCCCGCACGACCGTGTCGGAGATCTTCGCGTCGAAGGGCGTGACCCCGGAGAAGCGCGTCGTCCTCTACTGCAACACGGCGCGGCGCATCAGCCATACGTTCGTCGTCCTGCGGTGGTTGGGCTACGACGACGTCGCGTTCTACGAGGGGAGCCTGACCGAGTGGGAGGCCGAGGGCAAACCGCTCGAGTCGGCCTAGTTCCTGTTCTTCCGTTCTTCGTCCGCGATGAGGGTGACGGCTTCGACGAGCAGCGCGACGATCAGCGGGCCGGCGATGATGCCGATGACGCCGACGGTGAGGAGGCCGCCGGTGAAGCCGATGAAGTAGAGGCTCCCGGGGAGGCGGGCGGTGTGTCGGGAGAGTCGGGGACGGACGACCGGGTCGGGGAGCCACGCGACGAGCGCGCCGGCGACGACGGTGACGAGCACCGCGCCGACGACGTTGCCGACGCTGAGCTGGTAGAGCGCGAACGCGCCGACGACGATGCTCGGGCCGACGATGGGGAGGAACTGGAGGACGGCACAGACGAGGGCGATGGTGACGGGGAAGGGATACCCCAGTAGCCAGAAGACGGGGACGGCGACGAGGAAGGTGGCGAACGCGGTGGCGGCCTGCAGGACGTAGATGGCGTAGAGGGTGTCGCGGGCGCGACGCGCGAGCGCGCCGACGACGTCGTGATAGCGGAGGGGGACGGCGGCGAGGACGGCGGATTCGGCTTCCTCGTGGGCGACGAGGAGCGCGAAGACGAGGAGCGCGAAGAGCGTGAACTTCACGCCGAGGACGGGGAGCGCGCTGATGGCGTCGACGGCGAGCGCGCGGACGGTGTCGGTGAGCGGCCCGGTGAGAGTCGCGACGTCGACGACGTAGCTGAACGTCCCGAAGCCGAGGACGAACTCGTCGGGGAGCGACTGAATGAGCGCGAGGACGCCGCTCGAACGGATGTAGAGGAGGTAGGCGAAGGCGGTGATCGGGAAGAGGACGCCGAGCGTCGCGGCGCTCGTGGTGGCGGCGGCCGCCCACCACGCGGGGAGCCGATGGTTCGCCCGGCGGTAGACGGGGACGAGGAGGTAGGCGACGGTAGTGGCGAAGACCACGGTGCCGAGCACGCCGTGGAGGAGGACGGCGGCGAGCGCGGCGAGCGCGGCAAACAGGCCGATGAGGACGGTTCGTCGGGCGTACGGCACGCGCGGTGGTTCGCCCGGTGGAGGTAAAAAGACGCGGGGGACCCGTGACGCTCGCGGTTTCGAACCGACAGCCATGAGTATCACCGGGTGGGACCACCACGTAATGAAGCGACGCGACTACCTGCGGGCGGCGGGCGTGGCGGGCGCGCTCGGCCTCGCGGGCTGTACGGGCGACGGCGGGACGACCGAATCGACGACGGCGACGACGACGACGACGGGCTCGACGACCGCCGGGACGACGGGGACGGCGTCCGCGTCGCGGACGCTCACGGTCGCGACCTATCCCTCCTACGTGGACGGGTCGGACTCGCCGGGCGCGTGGCTCAAGGAGCGCTTCGAGGCCGCCCACGACGACGTCACCGTCGAGTGGTCGACGCCCACCTCCGGCTCCTCGAACATCAACGAGTACATCCAGCGCGCGAAGCAGGGCGCGGCCATCGACGCGGACGTCTACGTCGGCCTGAACACGGACGAACTCGTCCGCGTCGACCAGGAGCTCGACACGCAGTTGTTCGCCACGGTTCGCGACGACCTCACGCACGCCGCCGACGTGAAGGAGGGGCTGAACGTCGACCCGAAGGGCCGCGCGCTCCCCTACGACACCGGCTACGTCACGCCCGTCGTCGACGCGACGACCCTCGAGGTCGTCCCCGAGACCTTCGACGACCTCCTCCAGTCGCGCTACCGGGGCGACCTCCTCGCGGAGAACGCCCAGAGCTCCGACACGGGGAAGGCCTTCCTCCTCCACACCATCCACCAGCAGGGTGCCGACGGATATCTCGACTACTGGCGCGACCTCCTCGACAACGACGTCCGCGTCCTCGACTCGTGGGACGCCGCCTACAACGCCTACACGAAGGGCGAGGCGCCGATGGTCGTCTCCTACTCGACGGCGAAGGTGTACGCCGCGAACCAGGGCGAGGACCTCGACAAGTATCAGGTCGCCTTCCTGAACGACGAGGGGTACGCGAACCCCGAGAGCATGGCCGTCTTCAGCGGGAGCGAGCGCCGGGAGCTCGCGACGGCGTTCGTCGACTTCCTGCTCTCCGAGGAGGCACAGAGAACGGTCCCGCAGCTGAACTACCAGTCGCCGGCGACGACCACGGGGTCGCTCTCGGGGAACTTCGCGAAGTACAACGAGGAGCCCGCGAACCCCGTGACCTTCACGTACGACGAACTCGCAGGGAACGTCACGGAGTGGGTCGAGGAGTGGGCACGACTGGTCGCACAACACTGAGCGCGCGGCTCTACGCGCTCGCCGACCGCATCGGCGCGCGCGGCGCGTTCCTCGGGACGCTCGCCGTCCTCGTCGTCGTCTTCTACTACCCCGTTGGCACGGTGCTGTTCGCCGCGTTCAGCGACGACGGCGCGCTCTCGCTCGCGCCCCTGTGGGCGACGCTCACCGACCCCTTCTACTTCGGCGTCCTCTCCGGAGTAATCGCCGACCCCGCGAGCGCGCCGGGCGCGCTCGTCGGCTGGGTCGAGGCGGGCTTCCCCGCCGTCCGCACCGGGCTCTTCGGCTTCACCGCCTACCTCGCCGTCCTCGGCACCGCGTGCGCGGTGCTCGTCGGCCTCCCCGGCGCGTACGTCCTCGCGCGCTACGAGTTCCCCGGCCGGGAGACGATTCGCTCGCTCACCGTCGTCCCGTTCGTCCTCCCCGCCATCATGGTCGCGGTCGGCTTCACCACGATGTTCGGGACGCACGGCACCCTCAACGACGTCCTCTCGGTCGTCGGCCTCCGCGTCGACGTCGCGTTCAGCCTCCCGCTCGTCGTCGCCGCGCTCACCTTCTACAACGCCCCGCTCGTCACGCGCTTCGTCGTCGCCGCCGCGGACACCGTCGACGTGCGCGCCGTCGAGACCGCACGCACACTCGGCGCGCCGCGCTGGCGGGCGTTCCTCGACGTCGTCGCCCCCCAGCTGTTCCCCTCCTTCCTCGCGAGCGTCCTCCTCGTCTTCGTCTTCGACTTCATGGCGTTCCCAATCGTCCTCGCGTTGGGCGGGTTGCGCCTCGCCACCGTCGAGGTGTGGATCTACTCGCTCGCCGCCAACCTCGATCTCGGGGAGGCCGCCGCGCTCGCCGTCCTCGAAGCCGCCGTCACGCTCGGCGTCACCTACCTCTACCTACGCTACGAGCGCCGCGGCGGCTCCGGCACCGCCGGCGCCCGCGTCGAGCGCGTCCCCCTCGTCGGGCCGCCGAGCCTCGGACGCCTCCTCGCCGCCGCCTACGCCGTCGTCGCCGCCGTCCTCTACGTCGGCCCGCTCGCGAGCATGGTCGCGGAGAGCCTCACGCGCGCCGGCGGGTTCTCGCTCGCGAACTACGCTTTCCTCCTCGCCCAGCAGTTGGGGACCGGCGGCGCGCGCCCCACGGTCGCCGTCCAGAACAGCCTCCTCTTCGCCGTCGGCGCCGTCGCGCTCGCCGTCCCGATGGGCGTCAGCATCGCCGTCGTCACCAACCGGAGCGGGCGCCTCGCGCGCGTCGGCGGCGCGCTCCTGATGGCGCCGCTCGCCGTCAGCGGCGTCGTCACCGGCATCGGCCTCCTGCAGGGCCTCGTCTTCGGCGTCGACGTCCTCGGACACCACATCGCGGTCACGGGCCCGGTCGCCATCGTCGCCGCGCACGCCGTAGGTGGATATCCGTTCGTCGTGCGGAACGTCGCGCCCCTCCTCGCGCGCGTCGACGACGACCTCGTCGCCGCCGCCCGCACGCTCGGCGCCGGCCCCGCGCGAGCGTTCCGGGACGTGACGCTCCCGCTCGTCGCGCCGGGCGTCGTCGCGGGCGCCGCGTTCGCGTTCGCCATCAGCGTCGGCGAGTTCAACGCGACTATCGTGCTCGCGCGCGACACCGCCTCCTACACGATGCCGGTCGCCCTCGAACGATACCTCTCGAACCCCTCGGTCGGTCCCTATCTCGGCCCCGCGGCCGCGATGGGCACCGTCCTCCTCTGTGTCACCGCGGTGAGCTTCGTCGTCGTCGAACGCCTCGGCGGGCGGTGGGAGCCGTGAGCCTCGAACTCGGCGGCGTCGAGAAGACCTACGGCGACGCCGTCGCGCTGCGCGGCATCGACCTCGACGTCCGCGAGGGCGAGTTCTTCACGCTCGTCGGCCCCTCAGGCTGCGGGAAGACGACGACCCTCCGGTGTGTCGCGGGCCTCGAGGAGCCCACGGCGGGAACGGTGCGCTTCGACGGCCGGGACGTCACCGGCCTCGCGCCCGAGGAGCGGAACGTCGGCGTCGTCTTCCAGCACTACGCGCTCTTCCCGACGATGACGGTGCGCGAGAACGTCGCCTACGGCCTCCAGTTCGACCCGCCCGCGGGATCGGTCGCGGCGCGCGTCGACGAGTTGCTCGACCTCGTCGACCTCCCCGGGATGGGCGAGCGGATGCCGGACGAGCTCTCGGGCGGCCAGCGCCAGCGCGTCGCGCTCGCCCGCGCGCTCGCCCCCGAGCCGGACGTCCTCCTGCTCGACGAACCGCTCTCCGCGCTCGACGCGCGCCTCCGCGAGCGCCTCCGCCTCGAGGTGAAGCGCGTCCAGCGCGAACTCGACATCACGACGATATACGTCACGCACGACCAGGCCGAGGCGCTCGCGGTGAGCGACCGCCTCGCCGTCATGCACGACGGGCGCGTCGCGCAGGTCGGCGAACCCGAGGCCGTCTACGACGGGCCGGAGACGCGCTTCGTCGCGGAGTTCCTCGGCGAGAACAACTGCCTCGAGGGCCGTGCGAGTCGCGGGGTTGGAGGGGAAACAGGGGGGTCTGTCGTCGCGGTCGGCGACCGGGAGTTCGCGGTGGCGGGCGACCACGAGGGACCGGTGACGCTCTGCGTGCGCCCGGAATCGCTGGACGTGACCGCTTCGCACAACCGGTTCGACGCGGCCGTCACCGACGTCGAGTTCCTCGGCGACGCCTACAGGGTGCACTTCGAGTGGAACGGACGGCCGCTCCTCGCGCGCCTCGACGAGCCCCCGACGGGGACGGTGACGCTCGGCTTCGACCCCGGCGACGCCACCGTCCTCGAGCGCTGATCAGGGCGCGACGCCGACCGTGAGGAGGGTGCCCCAGCGACGATAGCGGTCCACCATCGCCTCGCGCGACTCGAAGCCCTCGTGGGGGAACGCGGCGGCGTCGGGGATCTCGATGTCGCGGTCGGCGACGGTGTCCTGCTCGGCGACGTGGAGGCCGGCCGCGCGGAACGTCTCCCTGTACTCCGCGCGCGACCAGCGCGTCATCTCCACGGAGATGTCCGCCTGCCAGTCGTGCGAGTGGACGTTCTCCTCGTAGTAGTTCACCGCGCAGTAGAAGGTCCCGCCGGGCCGGAGGACGCGCCGGACCTCCTCGAGCGTCTCGAGGGGGTCGGCGGCGTAATAGAACGCCTCCATCGAGAAGACGTGGTCGAGGCTGTCGTCGGCGAACGGGAGGTCGCCGAAGTCGCCGACGACGTAGCCGACGTCGGGGTCGTCCGTGTAGGCGCGGGCGTTGCGCGTCATCTCCGGGGAGCCGTCGAGGCCGTAGCCGCGTCCGATGCCGCGCTCGCGGAGCGCGCGCAGCGCGTACCCCGACCCCGTCCCGAGGTCGAGGACCGCGTCGGACTCCTCGACCGGCATCCGTGCGAGGACGTGCTTCGCGGTGTGCCAGTGGCGTTCCTCCATCCCCTTATCGCGGCCCGACGCCGCCCAGTCGTCGAACTCCTCGCGTACGCTCATGGCGGTCGGAGGGTCGTCGGCGAGTAAAACCGTTCGGTGACCGGGCGGGTGGTCGAGGGACCGGCGGTCGCGCGCACCGACCCCGCGACGCACGCCGTCACGGGCGACGGGGAGTCCCGCGAGGACACCGACGACCGGCCGTGAGGGCGGCCCGGGGGGCGACCGCTTCGCCGGGAAGTCCACCGGCTTCCGGGAGCGGAAGCGAGTGGCTTTATTCGCGGGCGCCGCGAGGATGGAACCATGGTCGGTCGGAGCAAGCGCTACGCCTTCGCGGACACCGCCCAGCAGGTCGTCGGCGGCTTCCTGCTCGCCGGGCCGTTCGTCGTCACCGAGGAGGTGTGGGTGCTCGCGAGTCGGATGGGGTGGTACCACGTCGCGCTCACGCTCGGGCTCATCGCCGCCATCGGCTACGGCGCGCTCTATCAGGCGGACGACGACCGCGACCCGGACAGGGAAGCCGAAGTCGCCGGCGTCCCCCTCCGGTTCGTCTCGCTCATGGCCGTCTCCTTCGGCGCCGTCCTCCTGCTCGCGATCTCCTTCCGCGCGCCCACGACGTTCGCGACGAACCTCGAACTGCGACTCGACGCGGTCGGCCTCGCCGTCTTCACCCTGAAAGCGACGAGCGTCGGCGCCGTCTTCAGCGTCGTCGGCGCCGCGACGGCGGACAGCGTCTTCTAGGGGCGATGCCGTCTTCAGCGTCGTCGGCGTTCACGAGACGCCGCGCGTCTCGTGAGCCAGTCGGGACGCGGAGCGTTCCGACGCTGCCGCGACGGCGGACAGCGTCTTCTAGTGGCGGCGCCGTCTGCACGACGGCGGATTCGCGAGTCGCCGCGACGGCGTGCGGCGTCCGCTGAGCGCGCTCGACGCGGGCGCAACTGTCGCGTCGCCGCCCATGGGAGACGCCAACACCACCTACCACTAAGTCGGTGCCACGCACCCATCGAGTATGGACTACCGGCTCGCGATCGACGGCGCCCCCGAGACGGTCCCGGGCGGCACCGCCGTCCTCCTCCTGCATCCCAGCATCGGGGAGACCGACCGCATCGACACCGACTTCCTCAAGACCGACACCGACGCCTTCCTCGTCATCTCCACGCGCACCACAGCGCGCGAAGTGATGCAGAAACTCGACCACTACGACGTGGACGAGACGCGCGCCCAGAT encodes:
- a CDS encoding DUF2391 domain-containing protein, whose protein sequence is MVGRSKRYAFADTAQQVVGGFLLAGPFVVTEEVWVLASRMGWYHVALTLGLIAAIGYGALYQADDDRDPDREAEVAGVPLRFVSLMAVSFGAVLLLAISFRAPTTFATNLELRLDAVGLAVFTLKATSVGAVFSVVGAATADSVF